The following proteins come from a genomic window of Lytechinus pictus isolate F3 Inbred chromosome 1, Lp3.0, whole genome shotgun sequence:
- the LOC129257858 gene encoding uncharacterized protein LOC129257858: MEGIRRGYIYFHLLLVTGICSGGKHSFLSTDSVRRLSTGQVNHGQWQTLSFNTSEHFRIRVKFISFNLVPGIDFISIGDGLKPDSTHNAMFTSDGKYTTLAKFSGRTMTSQVTSLRNAVWIGFYINSISASFSLEITVVNQTDEITLDASESYFIQSSSYPTEYPQNCYRFWKFQAVDGFVVSVIVHHFDLEFNRDHLYIGDGVKRFSNQMDSWHDLTGNLIEISEYRYFISLRSSVLIIFTTDFVTAESGFRIELRAIEQVAQSTLLQSVTTIPISSSPSERGSNDVITLESSAVHPGTTINGVLNMQWTNISRKFSIIFGALSASFFLILLVIFLRYVGVKFRRRHHDHLTQTEGMIYCTVTDSAPVLPPRRFIRKHASLLSASPPDVHRHAFLDDESDSTNDMLKNSHALKDEVFSEVIYTPYLSQQVAFESSRNDGAYACVPDPLGKYTFDESEEIDKFGFDRPVSRAYYDVHEVSGPKPRATCRRCGLEKVQYDWSAADDSQIKRYGSGEGCPGHSSPRRVRPNDRYGKDDFIVSRGATSKSDDDSLSVMSCTSGLGGSRLSESSNANRCCCSLQSNGWLQSDESCNFPPSKVRELSSSKTSIMSTEDLRFSHCDIDEFGYLICETSTPKSGGFRQLTSNRDEKLRYRASSSDDWTTSDELDSSPIRYSVRESVSSSSTIEHTYLERECIE; encoded by the exons agCATTCATTTTTATCAACAGATTCAGTAAGACGTCTGTCAACCGGTCAGGTAAATCATGGACAATGGCAAACTCTTTCTTTCAATACGTCCGAACATTTTCGGATCCGGGtcaaattcatttctttcaacCTGGTACCCGGTATTGATTTCATCAGCATCGGCGATGGACTCAAACCAGATAGtacccataatgcaatgttTACAAGTGACGGAAAGTACACCACCTTGGCAAAGTTCAGCGGACGCACTATGACGAGTCAAGTAACTTCTCTCAGGAATGCAGTCTGGATAGGTTTTTACATTAATTCAATATCAGCATCCTTTTCACTGGAGATCACAGTCGTCAATCAAACAG atgAAATCACCCTTGATGCAAGTGAGAGTTATTTCATTCAGTCTTCAAGCTATCCCACCGAATACCCCCAAAACTGCTACCGATTTTGGAAATTCCAAGCCGTCGATGGATTCGTCGTATCCGTCATCGTTCACCACTTCGATCTCGAGTTCAATAGGGACCATCTCTACATCGGCGATGGTGTAAAAAGGTTCTCAAACCAGATGGATAGCTGGCACGATCTAACTGGGAATTTGATCGAAATCAGCGAGtatagatattttatttctctccGGTCCTCGGTACTGATCATATTCACTACGGATTTCGTCACCGCCGAATCCGGTTTTCGGATAGAATTGCGGGCAATTGAACAAGTTG CTCAGTCTACACTACTTCAAAGTGTAACTACCATACCAATATCTTCATCCCCATCGGAACGGGGTAGCAATGACGTCATTACATTGGAAAGCAGTGCTGTACATCCAGGAACAACAATAAATGGGG TACTGAACATGCAATGGACAAACATTTCTCGTAAGTTCTCAATAATCTTCGGTGCTCTTTCTGCATCATTCTTTCTCATCTTGCTCGTGATCTTCCTGCGTTATGTGGGGGTGAAATTTAGACGACGCCACCATGATCACTTAACACAGACAGAAGGAATG ATATACTGCACTGTCACAGATTCGGCACCAGTATTGCCCCCTCGTAGATTCATCAGAAAACACGCGTCTCTACTCTCTGCCTCCCCACCCGACGTTCACAGACACGCGTTTTTAGATGACGAAAGTGACAGCACCAATGATATGTTAAAGAACAGTCATGCTTTGAAAGATGAAGTTTTTAGCGAGGTTATATACACCCCTTATCTGAGTCAACAAGTTGCATTTGAGTCCTCAAGAAACGATGGCGCGTACGCCTGCGTACCCGATCCCCTAGGCAAGTATACTTTCGATGAAAGTGAAGAAATTGACAAGTTCGGGTTTGATAGGCCTGTTTCACGAGCATATTATGATGTACACGAGGTGTCTGGCCCTAAACCTCGTGCCACATGTAGGAGATGTGGACTTGAGAAGGTCCAATATGATTGGTCGGCAGCTGACGACAGTCAAATTAAGAGGTATGGATCTGGAGAGGGATGTCCTGGACATTCATCACCAAGACGTGTAAGACCTAACGATAGGTATGGTAAAGATGATTTTATCGTCTCACGCGGTGCTACCTCGAAATCTGATGACGATTCTCTCAGTGTGATGTCGTGCACGTCAGGACTTGGTGGAAGCAGATTAAGTGAATCATCTAATGCCAAccgttgttgttgttctttacAGAGTAATGGATGGTTACAATCAGATGAGTCTTGTAACTTTCCTCCTTCCAAGGTTAGGGAATTGTCGTCCTCAAAAACATCAATAATGTCGACAGAGGATTTGAGATTCTCACATTGTGACATTGACGAATTCGGCTACCTCATCTGCGAAACGTCGACACCGAAAAGCGGTGGATTTCGGCAACTTACGTCCAACCGTGACGAAAAATTACGTTACCGTGCTAGCAGCAGCGATGATTGGACAACGTCAGATGAACTCGATTCGTCTCCTATAAGATATTCGGTGAGAGAATCGGTCTCAAGTAGTTCAACAATCGAGCACACCTATCTTGAGAGAGAGTGCATTGAATAA